The following coding sequences lie in one Streptococcus suis genomic window:
- a CDS encoding peptidase, with product MEKKIFQLLEVLATKKGQLIAGSFILLSVMTFSIFVIWDLAAKPFSDVQNHAISVARDYTDMEVVDDVSIYNGTETYFSVQGKTSQGEMIAVIIPEETNTVYVYPMANGISKEEAQAVATENGASAADRVILGFRDDKPIWEVKSGTAYYLVNFETGDFIKKEGL from the coding sequence ATGGAAAAAAAGATTTTTCAACTTTTGGAAGTATTGGCAACGAAGAAGGGACAGCTGATAGCTGGTTCCTTTATACTCCTAAGTGTCATGACTTTTTCGATATTCGTTATTTGGGACCTTGCAGCTAAGCCTTTTTCTGATGTGCAGAATCACGCTATTTCTGTAGCTCGAGACTATACGGATATGGAGGTTGTTGATGATGTCTCTATCTACAACGGGACAGAAACATACTTTAGCGTGCAAGGAAAGACGAGTCAGGGGGAAATGATTGCGGTTATCATTCCTGAAGAGACAAATACTGTGTACGTTTATCCAATGGCGAATGGTATTTCTAAGGAAGAAGCGCAGGCAGTCGCTACAGAGAATGGTGCGTCAGCAGCTGATAGGGTGATTCTAGGTTTTAGGGATGACAAACCAATTTGGGAGGTCAAATCTGGGACAGCTTATTATTTAGTAAATTTTGAAACAGGAGATTTTATCAAGAAGGAGGGCTTATGA
- a CDS encoding aspartate aminotransferase, which produces MSKLSKRVLEMEESVTLAAGARAKALKAEGRDILELTLGEPDFVTPKNIQEAAIKSIEDGKASFYTVASGLPELKDAVNTYFENFYGYSIERNQVVLATGAKFVLYAFFAAVINPDDEVLIPTPYWVSYADQIKMNEGVPVFVTAREEHNFKVTVDQLEAARTDKTKVLLLNSPSNPTGMIYTREELEAIGNWAVEHDILILADDIYGRLVYNGNTFTPISSISESIRQQTIVVNGVAKAYAMTGWRVGFAVGNPEIIAAMSKIVGQTTSNLTTAAQYAAIEAFTGPQDTVETMRQAFEERLNTIYPLLAEVPGFEVIKPEGAFYLFPNVKKAMEMKGYTDVTEFTTAILEEVGVALVTGAGFGAPENIRLSYATDMDTLKEAVARLHTFMK; this is translated from the coding sequence ATGAGCAAGCTATCAAAACGTGTCTTAGAAATGGAAGAAAGTGTCACGCTGGCAGCCGGTGCGCGTGCAAAAGCCTTGAAGGCAGAAGGTCGTGATATTCTGGAATTAACCTTGGGTGAGCCAGACTTCGTCACACCGAAAAATATTCAAGAAGCTGCTATTAAGTCTATCGAAGATGGTAAGGCGAGTTTTTATACGGTAGCTTCAGGGCTTCCTGAGTTGAAGGACGCAGTCAATACCTACTTTGAGAATTTCTATGGCTACTCTATCGAACGCAATCAAGTCGTTCTTGCAACAGGTGCCAAGTTTGTCCTCTACGCTTTCTTTGCGGCAGTCATCAATCCTGATGATGAGGTTCTGATTCCAACACCTTACTGGGTATCCTATGCTGACCAAATCAAGATGAACGAAGGTGTGCCTGTCTTTGTCACTGCAAGGGAAGAGCATAATTTCAAGGTAACGGTCGACCAGCTGGAAGCGGCTCGGACTGACAAGACCAAGGTCCTCTTGCTCAACAGTCCGTCCAATCCGACGGGTATGATTTACACCCGTGAGGAATTGGAAGCTATTGGCAACTGGGCTGTGGAACACGACATTCTCATCTTGGCAGACGATATTTACGGTCGTTTGGTCTATAATGGAAATACCTTCACACCGATTTCAAGCATTTCAGAAAGCATTCGTCAGCAGACTATTGTGGTCAATGGTGTGGCAAAAGCCTATGCCATGACAGGTTGGCGGGTTGGATTTGCCGTTGGTAATCCTGAAATCATTGCAGCCATGAGTAAGATTGTCGGACAAACGACGTCAAACTTAACAACCGCTGCTCAGTATGCGGCCATTGAAGCCTTTACAGGTCCGCAAGATACAGTAGAAACCATGCGTCAGGCCTTTGAAGAGCGACTCAATACCATTTATCCCTTGCTGGCAGAAGTACCAGGTTTTGAGGTTATCAAGCCAGAAGGAGCCTTCTATCTCTTCCCAAATGTCAAAAAGGCCATGGAAATGAAGGGCTACACAGATGTGACTGAATTTACCACTGCTATCTTGGAAGAAGTAGGAGTAGCCTTGGTGACCGGTGCAGGGTTTGGAGCTCCTGAGAATATCCGCCTCAGCTATGCAACAGATATGGACACGCTCAAAGAAGCAGTAGCTCGACTACACACATTTATGAAATAA